One window of Flavobacterium ammonificans genomic DNA carries:
- a CDS encoding DUF721 domain-containing protein — protein sequence MAKRLSNQSTVGDVLKQIIQVNKLQPGMDQIDVKEAWKNLMGNGVNSYTKNVVLRGSTLYVELSSSVLREELSHGKSKIIAMINEELQREVIKDVVLR from the coding sequence ATGGCAAAAAGACTAAGTAATCAAAGTACGGTTGGCGATGTTTTAAAGCAAATTATTCAAGTCAACAAATTGCAACCAGGAATGGATCAGATTGATGTGAAAGAGGCTTGGAAAAATCTTATGGGTAATGGAGTTAATAGTTATACTAAAAATGTTGTATTGCGAGGTAGTACTTTGTATGTGGAGTTAAGTTCATCCGTTTTACGAGAAGAATTAAGTCACGGAAAATCAAAGATTATAGCCATGATTAACGAAGAATTGCAACGGGAGGTAATTAAGGATGTAGTTTTGCGATAA
- a CDS encoding lipocalin family protein: MKNLITIVLLSMLFTSCKQQIKPADIAKINGYWEIEKVVFDEGEDKEYGANQNYDYFQIESDNKGIRKKVAPQLNGTFLVNDTYENVSVRFQDEKVYLDYSTSYMKYSEEVIELTADELVITNAQNKEFHYKKATAINILGDGKKTK, from the coding sequence ATGAAGAACTTGATTACTATTGTACTGCTTTCTATGCTTTTTACTAGTTGTAAACAGCAAATCAAACCTGCTGACATTGCTAAAATTAACGGCTATTGGGAAATTGAAAAAGTAGTTTTTGATGAAGGTGAAGATAAAGAATATGGAGCCAATCAAAATTATGATTACTTTCAAATTGAGTCCGACAATAAAGGAATTCGAAAAAAAGTAGCGCCTCAGTTAAACGGAACTTTTTTGGTAAACGACACTTATGAGAATGTTAGTGTTCGTTTTCAAGACGAAAAAGTGTATTTAGATTATTCCACATCTTATATGAAGTATTCGGAAGAAGTAATTGAATTGACCGCTGACGAATTAGTCATAACTAATGCGCAAAATAAAGAGTTCCATTACAAAAAAGCTACGGCTATAAATATTTTGGGCGATGGCAAAAAGACTAAGTAA
- a CDS encoding dihydrolipoamide acetyltransferase family protein encodes MARFELKLPKMGESVAEATITNWLKQVGDTIEIDDAVLEIATDKVDSEVPSEVAGVLVEQLFGKDDLVQVGQTIAIIETDSSSDNTTTTTEDVAIPEAVVEIEKSVEVAQAIVAPAVDFKVTEKFLSPLVKNIAKQEGVSVAELESISGSGKEGRVTKEDILAYVAGRQKSPVANTSAPTPISNTSTQAVPVSVNGEDEIVEMDRMRKLISGYMTASLQTSAHVQSFIEVDVTNIVKWRDKVKNTFEKREGEKLTFTPIFMQAVAKALKDFPGMNISVEGEYIIKKRNINLGMAAALPNGNLIVPVIKNADQLNLVGMAKAVNDLGNRAKNGKLKPDDTQGGTYTVTNVGTFGSVFGTPIINQPQVGILALGAIRKVPAVIETPEGDFIGIRQKMFLSHSYDHRVVDGALGGSFVKRVADYLEAFDINTDI; translated from the coding sequence ATGGCAAGATTTGAATTAAAACTTCCAAAGATGGGAGAGAGTGTAGCTGAGGCAACTATAACTAATTGGTTAAAGCAAGTTGGAGATACAATCGAAATAGATGACGCAGTTCTTGAAATTGCAACAGATAAAGTAGATAGCGAAGTCCCAAGTGAAGTTGCAGGTGTTTTGGTCGAACAATTATTTGGCAAAGACGATTTAGTTCAAGTAGGACAAACTATTGCTATTATTGAAACTGATTCCTCATCAGATAATACAACTACGACAACAGAAGATGTGGCAATTCCTGAAGCTGTTGTTGAAATAGAAAAATCAGTTGAAGTAGCCCAAGCTATTGTTGCTCCGGCGGTAGATTTTAAAGTGACTGAAAAATTCCTTTCCCCATTGGTTAAAAATATTGCCAAACAAGAAGGAGTTTCTGTTGCTGAATTAGAAAGTATTTCTGGCTCAGGTAAAGAAGGTCGTGTGACTAAAGAAGATATTTTAGCCTATGTGGCAGGAAGACAAAAATCGCCTGTTGCCAATACATCTGCACCAACTCCAATAAGTAATACTAGTACTCAAGCAGTACCGGTATCGGTTAATGGCGAAGATGAAATTGTAGAGATGGATCGAATGCGAAAGTTGATTTCGGGTTATATGACGGCTTCTTTGCAAACTTCAGCTCATGTGCAGTCTTTCATAGAGGTTGATGTAACCAATATTGTTAAGTGGAGAGACAAAGTAAAAAATACTTTTGAAAAACGAGAAGGAGAGAAATTGACTTTTACTCCAATATTTATGCAAGCTGTAGCTAAGGCTTTGAAAGATTTTCCGGGAATGAATATTTCTGTTGAGGGTGAATATATTATAAAAAAGAGAAATATTAATTTAGGTATGGCAGCCGCTTTGCCTAACGGAAATTTAATTGTTCCAGTGATTAAAAACGCGGATCAATTAAATCTAGTCGGAATGGCTAAAGCTGTAAATGATTTAGGTAACCGAGCTAAAAATGGCAAATTAAAACCAGATGATACTCAAGGTGGTACATATACAGTAACTAATGTGGGGACTTTTGGAAGTGTTTTCGGAACCCCAATTATTAACCAACCTCAAGTCGGAATATTAGCTTTAGGTGCTATTCGAAAAGTGCCTGCAGTAATCGAAACACCAGAAGGCGATTTTATTGGTATTCGCCAAAAAATGTTTCTATCTCACAGCTACGATCATAGAGTTGTAGATGGCGCTCTTGGGGGTAGTTTTGTTAAACGAGTAGCCGATTATTTAGAGGCTTTTGATATCAATACGGATATTTAA
- the rpmB gene encoding 50S ribosomal protein L28: MSRVCVLTGKRAMVGNNVSHAMNKTKRKFSVNLVKKRFYLPEEDRWITLRVAASTVKTINKNGIAAVLKKAQAQGFIK; encoded by the coding sequence ATGTCAAGAGTTTGTGTCCTTACAGGTAAAAGAGCGATGGTAGGAAATAACGTTTCTCACGCTATGAACAAGACTAAGAGAAAATTTTCTGTGAACTTAGTTAAAAAGCGTTTTTATCTTCCAGAAGAAGATAGATGGATTACTCTTAGAGTAGCTGCATCTACAGTAAAAACAATTAATAAAAATGGGATTGCTGCTGTTTTGAAAAAAGCACAAGCGCAAGGATTTATCAAATAA
- a CDS encoding Hpt domain-containing protein — MALHYNLSKVYQLSDNDSEFVNQILVLFVNEIPKDLLEIKTGIYSELHKEVFAYAHKIKPTLDLLGMHVAFEEMVLIEAWAKAEGNTKNIKETYKSVKSQVKDAIKEIKKDFNL, encoded by the coding sequence ATGGCACTACACTATAATTTATCTAAAGTGTACCAACTTTCAGATAACGATTCTGAATTTGTAAATCAAATTCTAGTTTTATTTGTAAATGAAATTCCAAAGGATTTATTAGAAATAAAGACTGGAATCTATTCAGAATTACATAAAGAAGTATTTGCTTATGCTCATAAAATCAAACCTACACTTGATTTGTTAGGAATGCATGTGGCATTTGAAGAAATGGTGTTGATAGAGGCTTGGGCAAAAGCTGAAGGAAATACAAAAAACATTAAAGAAACCTATAAGAGCGTTAAATCGCAGGTGAAAGATGCGATAAAAGAAATTAAAAAAGATTTCAATTTGTAA
- a CDS encoding ABC-F family ATP-binding cassette domain-containing protein, producing the protein MNYLSVENISKSFGERTLFENISFGINKDQKIAFIAKNGSGKTCIMKIINGEDEPDSGQVILRKEIKMAFLSQDHNLQDELTIEESIFASDNEILKVIEEYEKALENPENEEAYQKAFDKMDQHNAWDFETQYKQILFKLKLEDFKLKVKNLSGGQKKRLSLAIILINRPDLLILDEPTNHLDLEMIEWLESYFAKENITLFMVTHDRFFLERVCNEIIELDNGKLYQYKGNYSYYLEKKEERIASENASVDKAQNLFVKELEWMRRQPKARTTKSKSRQDDFYVIKEKAQNRRRENKVELEINMERMGSKIIELHKISKKFKDHVILDNFSFDFQRGERIGIIGKNGTGKSTFLNLLTGTLPLDSGKVIKGDTIKIGYYTQSGINPKPGQKVIDIIKEYGEYIPLAKGKIISAGQLLERFLFDRKKQHDYVEKLSGGELKRLYLCTLLIQNPNFLILDEPTNDLDIVTLNVLESFLLDYPGCLLVVSHDRYFMDKIVDHLFVFRGDGVIEDFPGNYSDFRAYEDSADVAQKEENKAEKKDWKQNNPTGNLSFNEQKEYQKIEKEIKELESQKVAIEQLFSDGKVADEDIEKKAKDLEEIIQKIETKEERWFELSAKIES; encoded by the coding sequence GTGAATTATTTATCTGTTGAAAATATCTCCAAATCTTTTGGAGAACGCACCCTTTTTGAAAATATTTCTTTTGGCATCAACAAAGACCAAAAAATCGCTTTTATTGCTAAAAACGGTTCTGGAAAAACTTGCATTATGAAAATAATCAATGGCGAAGACGAACCGGATTCTGGGCAGGTTATTCTGCGAAAAGAAATCAAAATGGCGTTTTTGTCACAAGATCATAATTTACAAGATGAATTGACTATTGAAGAAAGTATTTTTGCATCAGACAATGAAATTCTCAAAGTTATTGAAGAATACGAAAAAGCCCTAGAAAATCCAGAAAACGAAGAAGCCTATCAAAAAGCATTCGATAAAATGGATCAACATAATGCTTGGGATTTTGAAACCCAATACAAACAAATTCTATTCAAATTAAAATTAGAAGACTTCAAACTGAAAGTAAAAAACCTTTCAGGAGGGCAGAAAAAACGTTTGTCGTTAGCCATTATTTTAATTAATCGTCCCGATTTATTGATTCTGGACGAACCTACCAATCACTTGGATTTAGAAATGATTGAATGGTTGGAAAGTTATTTTGCTAAAGAAAATATTACCTTATTTATGGTAACGCACGACCGTTTCTTTTTGGAACGTGTTTGCAACGAAATCATTGAATTAGATAATGGTAAATTATACCAATACAAAGGAAATTATTCCTATTATTTAGAGAAAAAAGAAGAACGAATTGCGTCTGAAAACGCTAGTGTAGACAAAGCACAAAATTTATTCGTAAAAGAATTGGAATGGATGCGCCGCCAGCCCAAAGCAAGAACGACCAAATCCAAATCGCGTCAAGATGATTTTTACGTCATCAAAGAAAAAGCGCAAAATAGACGTCGAGAAAATAAAGTGGAACTCGAAATCAATATGGAGCGAATGGGTAGTAAGATTATCGAACTGCACAAAATCTCTAAAAAATTCAAAGATCACGTTATCTTAGACAATTTCAGTTTCGATTTTCAACGTGGAGAGCGCATTGGGATTATTGGTAAAAACGGAACTGGAAAATCGACTTTTCTGAATCTATTGACAGGTACTTTGCCTTTGGATAGCGGAAAAGTAATTAAAGGAGATACCATCAAAATAGGGTATTACACCCAAAGTGGTATCAATCCAAAACCGGGTCAGAAAGTAATTGACATCATCAAAGAATATGGCGAATACATTCCACTTGCAAAAGGGAAAATCATTTCGGCAGGACAATTATTGGAACGTTTCCTTTTCGACAGAAAAAAGCAGCACGATTATGTAGAGAAATTGAGCGGTGGCGAATTGAAGCGTTTGTATTTATGTACCCTTTTGATTCAAAATCCGAACTTTTTGATTTTGGATGAGCCTACCAATGACTTGGATATCGTTACCTTAAATGTATTGGAAAGTTTTCTCTTGGACTATCCGGGTTGTTTGCTAGTAGTTTCGCACGACAGGTATTTTATGGACAAAATTGTAGACCATTTATTTGTGTTTAGAGGCGATGGCGTTATCGAGGATTTTCCGGGTAACTACTCCGATTTTAGAGCCTATGAAGACAGTGCAGATGTAGCTCAAAAAGAGGAAAATAAAGCCGAGAAAAAAGATTGGAAACAAAACAATCCAACGGGTAATTTAAGCTTTAATGAGCAAAAAGAATATCAAAAAATCGAAAAAGAAATCAAAGAGTTGGAGAGTCAAAAAGTCGCTATCGAACAATTGTTTTCTGATGGAAAAGTTGCCGATGAAGATATTGAGAAAAAAGCAAAAGACTTGGAAGAAATCATCCAAAAAATAGAAACAAAAGAAGAACGTTGGTTTGAACTTTCAGCCAAAATTGAATCGTAA
- a CDS encoding CinA family nicotinamide mononucleotide deamidase-related protein has product MKAAVVTIGDEILIGQIVDTNSGFIAKSLDKIGIETREMLSISDDKQHILDTFASLQNKVEVVLITGGLGPTKDDITKHTLCEYFGDTLVRNAEVELHVIALIERALGKSASQINKDQALVPSKCTVLHNQVGTAPGMWIKKENTVFISLPGVPYEMKYLIENQVIPKLVHEYQRPYIVHKTILTYGQGESHVAERIEDWENQLPECIKLAYLPSPGRVRLRLTARGKDKQLLEEAIAANVKSLDIIIHDIIVGFEEEDTIEVVLGRILKNKQLTLATAESCTGGKIAQLLTSVPGASAYFKGSVVSYATEAKINVLGVSKELIDACTVVSKEVASAMVMNVQKMMQTDYAIATTGNAGPTKGEADAEVGTVCIALATPKGIVVEEFNFGQPREKVIDRAVIKSLEMLQKEILKNVL; this is encoded by the coding sequence ATGAAAGCAGCTGTTGTTACTATCGGAGACGAAATATTAATTGGTCAAATCGTAGATACTAATTCGGGTTTTATAGCCAAGTCGTTGGATAAAATTGGAATTGAAACTCGCGAGATGCTGTCTATCTCAGATGATAAACAACATATTTTAGATACGTTTGCATCGCTTCAAAATAAAGTAGAAGTAGTACTTATTACCGGAGGTTTAGGACCAACAAAAGACGATATTACCAAACATACATTGTGTGAATATTTTGGAGATACTTTGGTTAGAAACGCTGAAGTTGAACTTCATGTCATTGCACTAATTGAGCGTGCCTTGGGTAAATCAGCTTCTCAAATTAATAAAGACCAAGCCTTAGTTCCTTCAAAGTGTACGGTGCTTCACAATCAAGTGGGTACTGCGCCTGGGATGTGGATTAAAAAAGAAAATACTGTTTTTATCTCGCTTCCAGGTGTGCCATACGAAATGAAGTATTTGATAGAAAATCAAGTCATTCCTAAATTGGTTCACGAATACCAAAGACCTTATATAGTTCATAAAACCATTTTGACCTACGGTCAAGGAGAAAGTCATGTTGCAGAACGAATTGAAGATTGGGAAAACCAATTACCCGAATGCATTAAGTTGGCTTATTTGCCAAGTCCAGGTCGTGTACGTTTGCGTTTAACGGCTAGAGGAAAAGATAAACAACTATTAGAAGAAGCGATTGCAGCCAATGTCAAATCATTGGATATCATCATTCACGATATTATAGTAGGATTTGAAGAAGAAGATACAATTGAAGTGGTTCTTGGTCGAATTTTAAAGAATAAACAGCTTACACTGGCTACTGCAGAAAGTTGTACAGGTGGTAAAATAGCACAACTACTTACTTCTGTTCCTGGTGCTTCGGCTTATTTTAAAGGAAGTGTTGTTTCATACGCTACTGAAGCCAAAATCAATGTCTTGGGCGTATCTAAAGAATTGATTGATGCTTGCACAGTGGTTAGTAAAGAAGTCGCTTCAGCTATGGTTATGAATGTTCAAAAAATGATGCAAACCGATTATGCTATTGCGACTACGGGAAATGCTGGTCCAACGAAAGGAGAAGCTGATGCTGAAGTAGGAACTGTATGTATTGCTTTAGCAACACCAAAAGGTATTGTGGTTGAGGAGTTTAATTTTGGACAACCCCGAGAAAAAGTCATTGATAGAGCGGTGATTAAGAGTTTAGAAATGCTTCAAAAAGAAATTTTAAAAAATGTGCTTTAA
- a CDS encoding ABC transporter ATP-binding protein, protein MANPLIKITNIKRDFVLGNEIVYVLKGIDLQINKGEYVALMGPSGSGKSTLMNLLGCLDTPTSGTYILNGKDVSQMQDDELAEIRNKEIGFVFQTFNLLPRTTALDNVALPMIYAGYSKSERNERATEVLKQVNLADRMDHQPNQLSGGQRQRVAVARALVNKPSIILADEPTGNLDSKTSVEIMKLFGDIHASGNTVILVTHEEEIAAYANRIIRLRDGLIESDTSK, encoded by the coding sequence ATGGCAAATCCATTAATTAAAATAACTAACATCAAACGTGATTTCGTTCTTGGTAACGAAATTGTTTATGTTTTAAAAGGCATTGATTTACAAATCAATAAAGGAGAATATGTAGCGTTAATGGGACCTTCAGGTTCAGGAAAATCTACCTTAATGAATCTTTTAGGCTGTTTGGACACGCCTACTTCTGGAACTTATATTTTGAATGGAAAAGATGTTAGCCAAATGCAGGACGATGAATTAGCCGAAATTCGCAATAAAGAAATCGGTTTTGTTTTTCAAACGTTCAACCTTTTACCAAGAACAACTGCTTTAGATAATGTAGCCTTGCCTATGATTTACGCTGGCTATTCCAAATCAGAACGAAACGAAAGAGCAACCGAAGTATTGAAACAAGTCAATCTTGCCGATAGAATGGACCACCAACCCAACCAACTTTCGGGAGGTCAAAGACAACGTGTTGCCGTAGCAAGAGCATTGGTTAACAAACCTTCGATAATTTTGGCTGATGAACCAACAGGAAACTTAGACAGTAAAACGTCTGTGGAGATTATGAAATTGTTTGGCGACATTCACGCCAGTGGTAATACCGTTATTTTAGTTACACACGAAGAAGAAATTGCCGCTTATGCCAATCGAATCATTCGTTTGAGAGACGGATTAATTGAAAGCGACACCTCAAAATAA
- the ftsY gene encoding signal recognition particle-docking protein FtsY: protein MSFFKRIFSSDKKDESLNEQEKQSLDKGLEKSKTTFFSKLSKAVAGKSKVDDEVLDNLEDILISSDVGVNTTLKIIQRIEARVASDKYLGVGELNQILREEIASLLSETNSGEATEFVAPVQTKPYVLMVVGVNGVGKTTTIGKLAYQFKKAGHKVVLGAADTFRAAAIDQLQIWADRVGVPIVKQNMGSDPASVAFDTLQSAVAQDADIVIIDTAGRLHNKVNLMNELTKVKRVMQKVVGDAPHDVLLVLDGSTGQNAFEQAKQFTAATEVTSLAVTKLDGTAKGGVVIGISDQFQIPVKYIGVGEGIEDLQVFNKLEFVDSFFK, encoded by the coding sequence ATGAGTTTTTTTAAAAGAATATTTTCTTCGGATAAAAAAGACGAAAGTCTAAACGAACAGGAGAAACAATCCTTGGACAAAGGCCTAGAAAAATCAAAGACAACTTTTTTTTCCAAGTTATCCAAAGCGGTGGCTGGAAAATCAAAAGTAGATGATGAAGTTCTAGATAATTTAGAAGACATTCTTATTTCTTCTGATGTAGGGGTGAACACCACATTAAAAATTATACAACGTATCGAAGCGCGTGTGGCATCTGATAAGTATTTAGGCGTGGGCGAATTGAATCAGATTCTTCGTGAAGAAATAGCAAGTTTACTTTCTGAGACCAATTCAGGTGAGGCAACAGAATTTGTGGCACCAGTACAAACCAAGCCTTATGTTTTAATGGTGGTAGGTGTGAATGGAGTAGGAAAAACAACCACAATTGGAAAATTGGCATACCAATTTAAAAAAGCGGGACACAAAGTAGTTTTGGGTGCAGCAGATACTTTTCGTGCAGCGGCTATTGATCAATTGCAAATATGGGCCGATCGAGTTGGAGTCCCTATTGTAAAACAAAATATGGGAAGCGACCCTGCTTCAGTGGCGTTTGATACCTTGCAATCAGCAGTGGCACAAGATGCCGATATCGTAATTATTGATACAGCAGGACGTTTGCATAACAAAGTCAATTTGATGAACGAATTGACCAAAGTAAAACGCGTAATGCAAAAAGTAGTAGGAGACGCTCCACACGATGTTTTATTAGTTTTGGACGGATCTACAGGTCAAAATGCTTTTGAACAAGCCAAGCAGTTTACAGCAGCTACAGAGGTGACTTCGTTGGCTGTAACTAAATTAGACGGAACTGCCAAAGGCGGTGTGGTAATTGGAATCTCAGATCAGTTTCAAATTCCAGTTAAATATATCGGAGTAGGAGAAGGAATTGAAGATTTACAAGTGTTCAATAAATTGGAGTTTGTAGACAGTTTTTTTAAATAA
- a CDS encoding fumarylacetoacetate hydrolase family protein, with product MKIICIGRNYTNHIAELKNERPTEPVVFMKPDSAVLLKQHPFVLPEFSNDVHHEIELIVKINKVGKYIEPKFAHKYYDEISVGIDFTARDLQDQLKAKGLPWEKAKAFDGSAVIGEFIPKDQFASLEDVNFELLKNGEIAQKGNSSLMLWKIDELVAYVSQFFTLKIGDIIFTGTPEGVAAVNPNDVLEGYLEGQQLFRIQVK from the coding sequence ATGAAAATAATTTGTATCGGTAGAAATTATACCAACCATATAGCGGAATTAAAAAACGAACGCCCGACTGAGCCGGTAGTTTTTATGAAACCGGATTCGGCGGTGTTGTTGAAGCAGCATCCTTTTGTACTTCCTGAGTTTTCAAATGATGTGCATCATGAAATTGAATTGATTGTAAAAATTAATAAGGTAGGAAAGTACATCGAACCTAAATTTGCACATAAATACTACGACGAAATTAGTGTTGGAATCGACTTTACTGCTCGCGATTTACAAGATCAATTGAAAGCAAAAGGATTGCCTTGGGAAAAAGCAAAAGCTTTTGACGGTTCGGCAGTAATAGGCGAATTTATTCCCAAAGATCAATTTGCTTCGTTAGAAGATGTTAATTTTGAATTGCTCAAAAACGGTGAAATTGCTCAAAAAGGAAATTCCAGTTTGATGTTGTGGAAAATAGACGAATTGGTGGCATATGTTTCTCAGTTTTTTACTTTGAAAATAGGAGATATTATATTTACTGGTACACCTGAAGGAGTAGCTGCGGTAAATCCAAATGATGTGTTAGAAGGATACTTAGAAGGACAACAACTATTTAGAATACAAGTAAAATAA
- a CDS encoding cob(I)yrinic acid a,c-diamide adenosyltransferase — protein sequence MKIYTKTGDGGITALFGGTRVPKDHARIESYGTVDELNSYIGLIRDQEIDAHYKTILIEIQDRLFTVGAILATPPEKEVLKNGELRLKNLGIVATDIEFLENEIDSMEESLPPMTHFILPGGHPTVSHCHIARCICRRAERLAVHLSHNEPVSEIAIQYLNRLSDYLFVLARKLSKDLNAEEIQWIPRK from the coding sequence ATGAAGATATATACGAAGACAGGAGACGGAGGAATTACAGCGCTTTTTGGAGGAACAAGAGTTCCAAAAGACCATGCAAGAATTGAAAGCTACGGGACTGTAGACGAATTAAACTCTTACATTGGTTTAATCAGAGATCAAGAAATTGATGCACATTACAAAACCATCTTGATTGAAATACAAGATAGGTTATTTACTGTGGGTGCTATTTTAGCGACTCCGCCTGAAAAAGAAGTGCTCAAAAATGGAGAGCTTCGATTGAAAAATTTAGGTATAGTTGCTACAGATATTGAATTCTTAGAAAATGAAATTGACAGTATGGAAGAATCGCTTCCGCCAATGACACATTTTATTTTACCTGGGGGGCATCCTACCGTGTCACATTGTCATATTGCGCGATGTATTTGCCGAAGAGCCGAACGTCTTGCGGTGCATTTAAGCCACAACGAGCCCGTTTCTGAAATTGCAATCCAATATTTAAACCGACTTTCTGACTATCTTTTTGTCTTGGCACGAAAGTTGTCTAAAGATTTAAACGCTGAGGAAATACAATGGATTCCTAGGAAATAA
- a CDS encoding DUF4295 domain-containing protein, whose protein sequence is MAKKTVASLQTASKRLSKAIKMVKSPKTGAYTFVESIMAPEAVDEFLKKK, encoded by the coding sequence ATGGCAAAGAAAACCGTAGCATCGTTACAAACCGCTTCTAAAAGATTATCAAAAGCCATTAAAATGGTGAAATCTCCAAAAACTGGCGCATATACATTCGTAGAATCTATTATGGCTCCTGAAGCAGTTGATGAGTTCTTGAAAAAGAAATAA
- the rpmG gene encoding 50S ribosomal protein L33: MAKKGNRIQVILECTEHKTTGVAGTSRYITTKNKKNTPDRLEIKKFNPILKRVTVHKEIK, from the coding sequence ATGGCAAAGAAAGGTAACAGAATCCAAGTGATTTTAGAATGTACTGAGCACAAAACAACTGGTGTTGCAGGTACTTCAAGATATATTACAACTAAGAACAAAAAAAATACTCCAGATAGATTAGAAATTAAAAAATTTAATCCAATCTTGAAGAGAGTAACAGTTCACAAAGAAATTAAATAA
- a CDS encoding nucleoside-diphosphate kinase produces MATNRTFTMIKPDAVKNGHIGNILAMINNAGFKIVSLKLTQLTVADAQAFYAVHSARPFYGELVEFMSSGPIVAAILEKENAVNDFRTLIGATNPAEAAEGTIRKLYATSLGENAVHGSDSDENAAIEGAFHFAGREQF; encoded by the coding sequence ATGGCAACAAACAGAACTTTTACTATGATTAAACCCGATGCGGTTAAAAATGGTCATATTGGAAACATACTTGCAATGATTAACAATGCTGGTTTCAAAATTGTTTCTTTAAAACTTACACAATTAACAGTGGCTGATGCACAGGCTTTTTATGCAGTACACAGCGCACGTCCTTTTTACGGAGAATTAGTTGAATTTATGTCAAGTGGGCCGATTGTTGCTGCTATTTTAGAGAAAGAGAATGCAGTAAACGATTTCAGAACTTTGATTGGTGCTACCAACCCAGCTGAAGCTGCAGAAGGTACCATTCGTAAATTATACGCTACTTCTTTAGGGGAAAATGCAGTTCATGGTTCAGATAGTGATGAAAATGCCGCAATTGAAGGTGCTTTTCACTTTGCAGGAAGAGAGCAATTTTAA
- a CDS encoding 3'-5' exonuclease, which translates to MELKLNRPICFFDLETTGIDIGKDRIVEISIFKVFPNGNKESKTWLVNPTIPIPPQTTAVHGIDDAKVANEPTFAQLASQIQNMIKDSDLAGYNSDRFDIPLLAEEMLRAGVDFDMKNRVSVDVQTVFHKMEERTLSAALKFYCGKNLENAHSAEADTMATYEILKAQLDRYPELENDMKALSEFTTRKKIADFAGMIAFDKDGEEIFTFGKHKGAKVEKVLETEPGYFSWIQNADFPLYTKKVLTAIKLRKLNTK; encoded by the coding sequence ATGGAACTTAAACTTAATAGACCAATTTGCTTTTTTGACCTTGAAACTACCGGAATCGATATAGGCAAGGACCGAATTGTTGAAATTTCAATTTTTAAAGTATTCCCAAATGGGAATAAAGAAAGCAAAACCTGGTTAGTAAATCCTACTATTCCAATTCCTCCACAAACAACCGCGGTTCATGGAATTGATGATGCTAAAGTAGCTAATGAACCGACCTTTGCGCAATTGGCAAGTCAAATTCAAAACATGATTAAGGATAGCGATTTGGCAGGATACAATTCGGATCGTTTTGATATTCCGTTGTTGGCGGAAGAGATGTTGCGTGCTGGCGTTGATTTTGATATGAAAAACAGAGTCTCGGTTGATGTGCAAACGGTTTTCCATAAAATGGAAGAAAGAACATTGAGCGCTGCCCTTAAATTTTATTGTGGTAAAAATTTAGAAAACGCTCATTCAGCTGAAGCAGATACTATGGCAACCTATGAGATATTAAAAGCGCAGTTGGACCGATATCCTGAATTGGAAAACGATATGAAAGCGCTTTCTGAATTTACCACTCGAAAAAAGATTGCTGATTTTGCAGGAATGATAGCATTTGACAAAGACGGAGAAGAAATTTTTACTTTTGGAAAACACAAAGGAGCTAAAGTGGAAAAGGTATTGGAAACGGAGCCAGGTTATTTCAGTTGGATTCAAAATGCTGATTTCCCTTTGTATACTAAAAAAGTATTGACTGCAATTAAATTGAGAAAATTAAATACTAAATAA